Genomic segment of Salvia hispanica cultivar TCC Black 2014 chromosome 2, UniMelb_Shisp_WGS_1.0, whole genome shotgun sequence:
CCATTTTGCACACATTCTATTTGAATGTTTTCTTGGTAATATGTGTTCTATTTCGCAGGAATGTTGAAAATAACCGTTTTACTGGATGGGTACCCGAGCAGTTGAAAAGCATTAACCCGAAGTAAGTCTTTCTATCTGTATATATCTGTACTTTCTTGCCATTTAGGCCCCGCATAGTATGAGCTTTTAAACTAGTTTGAGCTTATTTGATCACGTAACGATGTAATTTCCCCCTTCCTACAGAACGAGCGGTAATCAGCTTAGCACGGGGCCTGCACCTCCACCGCCACCCGGCACTCCTCCTGCCACCAGGCCCAACCGGAATCGCGGATCAGGCGGTGGCGGTTCGTCTAATAACAGCGGAGGCGGAGGTGGAGGTAGTTCTGGTATCGGTGCTGGTGCGATAGTCGGAATTGTTATTTCAGTTTTGGTGGTTGGAGCTATCGCAGCattctttataataaaaagacGATCTCGCCGAAAGCCATCCGCTGACCTCGAGAAACTCAACAACCGGCCTTTTGCTCCTCCACCTCCGCATGAAGTGGAAGGTGATTTTTTCTTGACTTCACCTTCGAATGTATGTTTGCAAGAGTAATGGAAATAACGCGATGCTTTGTTATCTGACTGCAGAGAGCAAGCCTCCTCAAATTTCAGCAGCAGCCAACACGAAAGCTTTCGAAGAACCTTCTGTGATAAGTCTGAGACCACCTCCAATCGACCGCCTCAAGTCGTTCGATGAAGATGATGTCACTGCAATGCCCATTGTTACGCCCAAGAAAGCGAACATAGCTCCAATAGATGCTAAATCATTCTCGGTTGCAGACTTGCAGATAGCAACTGATAGTTTCAACGTCGAAAATCTCATTGGTGAAGGATCCATTGGGCGGGTTTTCCGTGCTCAATTGGATGATGGAAAGGTATGCTCTACTGGTGTTTGCATCTGCGAACTGTTAAAACTGATTTTAACAGATAAAACGAATTGCTTTATGTTTTGGTAACAGGTTGTTGctgtaaagaaaataaacgCCTCCGTTCTGTCCAATTCAGACGATTTCCTCGCAATTGTGTCGGAAATTTCACAGTTGCATCACCCAAACATAGTTGAGCTAATAGGGTATTGTTGCGAGCATGGACAACACCTGCTTGTTTACGAGTTCCATAAAAACGGATCTCTGCACGAATTCCTGTATCTCTCCGATGAATACACCAAGCCTCTGACGTGGAACAGCCGTGTCAAGATTGCACTGGGAACTGCAAGAGCACTTGAGTACGTCTCAGAGGCCCGTTTCTTATATATTAGAGACTGATCGTTTCAAATATTCCCGAATGTCTCTTATGATTCATCTGGTCATGCGCTGCAGGTACCTTCATGAAGTATGTTCACCCTCTGTGATTCATAAGAACTTCAAATCAGCCAACATTTTACTCGACAACGAGCTCAATCCTCATCTTTCCGACTGTGCGTTAGCGAGCCTTGTCAGTGAACCAGATCAGGTACGATCATCGTTTCCTctcccttttctctctaaattgGTGCGACTTAACCAGGAACACCTCTTTAATCTTCTTTTTTGTACTCATGGCAATCGTAATTCGACGGGAAATATAATGCATTCTATCTCAAGAGCTATGGTGGCTCTCTTGTCGATTTCTTAATGTTTACACGAAGCATTTGCAGGCATCCGGATACAGCGCGCCAGAGGTCGCTATGTCAGGTGTGTATACCATCAAGAGCGATGTCTACAGCTTTGGTGTCGTGATGTTGGAACTTCTCACCGGGCGCACACCATTCGATAGGTAAACTCCGGATCCTCCCACAAAACAAACAACGGAATGCCACACACACACCTCATCTCTACTGACTCATTTCCTAATGTAGCTCAAGGCCAAGATCCGAGCAATCTCTTGTCCGATGGGCGACGCCACAGCTCCATGACATCGACGCCTTATCAAAGATGGTCGACCCCGCTCTTAAAAGCCTCTATCCCGTCAAATCCCTCTCTCGATTCGCAGATGTCATCGCTCTCTGCGTCCAGGTATGCTTAAAACTTGTCTCTCCCCCTCCTCCCTCTCTCATCTCCTTCAGTTTACATGATTCTTGTTTTATGATCAGCCGGAGCCGGAGTTCAGGCCACCGATGTCGGAAGTGGTTCAAGCGTTGGTGCGGTTGGTGCAGCGAGCGAACATGAGCAAGCGAACTTTCGGAAATGAAGGCGCGGCAAGGGCTGGATCTGGAGATGCTGATGACTATACTCCATAAGTTCATCCAATCactagaaattttaaaattatgattcaaTCTGTGATGATTGTTTATGCTTCCCAGAAAGTGCTTTTGTGCTGCCAATGTTATGTGATATTGCTTTAAGCAAAATATGTATCATAGTGAAGAAGAATAGGTGACCAAAATTTGTTCATTCTTGGTGTTTATGGATCGacttttacttgtttttttaaatatactatattttggGTTCTGTTTGAGAAGCCATTGCTCGCTAAGTTCATCAAATTTGATATTCTTTGTTTATAagaatactactaataaattattggcttgtttattttttattcccCAATTGAGCTTTGCACATGGTGGCATTTATTTTGATcccaagtttttttttttttcattctatttagcataatttcattattatgaGAATTTTGCTATATAGTTACATGTTTAGGTATTTTTCATGGAGTAGTCAACAAGCTCACAccattttaatcaatggagATTTGGTAGTAGTGGGAATTAGATATATCCGAGAAGTCATATGTCTACTACTCTAGTAGCAGCAATCCGGGTATAGTATACCgagtaattataatttttaaaattgtatattttcattatttattaaattaaattataaactaatagtagtaattaattagattatggATCTCAGCTCACGGTGTCTCCGACTCTGCACGCCGCCTGACAAGTCTGTttatctcttcttcttttttttttcttcctcccCTTTCTTTCTTCTGCAAAAGTCGAGAAAACATCTCGACTcaagaaagaaatcaaaatggaATGTGTATCTATCTCCGAAGAAAACATCTGCAAAGGCCGCAATTACTTGGTTCAGCATGGTGGGAGTGAAGACGAAGTTGGAAGACAAGatgaagttgattttgaagtatctctctcctccatctctctctctcaccttctctcctccatctcatctctcttattctgCACGACGCAACATCTCGACTGAAATCGTTTAGCAGATTCAGCGCGAAGTTGGGGTTGGGGCTGAcatattgaaaaagttaaaatatttcaacagTCTACAATGTACAGTACTCTACTAGGGACTGCAATTGATATTTCTTCAAACCCaatatgatattaaaatttgggACTAAATCGGATATAACTATCAGGTatcaaatatgatattatttattgCTTATTGTCCTAGTACttcatatgatattatttgtgttgATTACGTCGAGTACTACATCcgatattatttcaacaaGATGCATTTCAGTAATCGAAGAAAAGCTCATTCATTCATGCCATGGTTAATTTCATTACTCAATttagaaatcaaaatcaaattacattGATTTGAACACTACACAATTCTTCCCCAACTTTCACGAACTACGTcaccaaatttttttcccacaaactgCAATGACAATATCTGTATATCTGAAACAAATGtgaaactttaaaaattaatactcagTACTTAGAAAACATATATCAACatcaaattacattaatttggAACACTACAATTCTTCCCAAGTTTCACGCACTACTTCACTAAATTGTTTTCCCAAAAACTGCAATCTACGGGTGAAAGCCTACTTCATCAAACTCACCATAATGGCTACAAACGAAACAATCAACGAAAACCCAACAAATAAcaccaaaatataatctttaaCTTTACTTCCACCTTCAACACGATTTGGAGATAATTCAGAATCAACTCCATCTTGTCTTCCAACTTCGTCTTCACGCCCACCATGCTCAACCAAGTAATTGCAGCCTTCAAAATCCACACACTTGGGATGACACCACCGAAAATACTTGCAGCCTCCAATCTTGCCCTTTTTCTCGCAAACGAAATACAACATTCCATTTGATTCCTTTATTGGATCAACAACGATTTTGAGAATCGCTCTTTGCCGGCACAAACAATTTTCGTACTCAAATCGGAGCCACCTACAACCAGTCCCGCCTCCTCCATCAATCGATTTTGTAACAGAAAGCGAAGacattttgatttctttcttgAGTCGAGATGTTTTCTCGACTTTTGCAGAAGAAAGAAaggggaggaagaagaagaattacCAAACGAATTTGGGGAAGAAAGACagagagaaaaatgagagcaattttattgattgaatCTCAATTATCTAAACCTATTTATACTCTATGAGCTAACACTTAAGGAGGTGTTTGGTAGTTAAAAGTCTTAATATGTGATAACTCAAAGTGAGAtgatttatcttaattttataagataacacaattttatctAATGATAGCTTAAGATATGAAATGAGATGATTTAGTTATATGTGtgaaactaataataatatgggtCATACTATCCATTAActctactttaattaattatcgttctcttcttttttcttactttatcaattatgcattaattttcgTGTAATTTCAAATGTCCATATTTTCATGGGACCGAGAGTattaaattcaagaaattcatTACTTCCTCCTTTCGCGAATAGGATTTccgtttttttcattttagtccgtccgtgaataggagttccggttcataattaccataatgGTAAAGAGGCCTCAtttacacataatttaaaactaatatacataAGCGGGACCCCTATTCGAGTAACTTTctttcaccaacttttcttaacGTTTcttacaatccatgtcaaaataaaaagagactTTTATTCGTGAACGgagaatgaattaattaaattgattggATGGAAGAGGTAAAATTATTTAGACGGACTATGCACGCGGGTAATGAGTTGGTAAAAGGAAGTATATGAATTTATGACTTTAAATCATTTTTGGATATTCAATGCAACAGTTGTAAAGTGAGTTTTACACACAATGCACATACTTCATCTCTCACAATTGCACCTCTCCCGTCAATAAACATGGACCAATCATATTTTACCTGATTGAGACCACTCTTTACCGTTCTTTTTCTCTATTCTTGAAGAgatattgtttcattttactCCATTAAACATGCCAGAAAATTTAGCTAACAATATGTATGTAATAAAAAGGAATTACTTTTGTATAAACATATTCTGTTAGTATAACTAGGGCCGGAAACCTAGATTGTCAGttcattgattttaatttaaaaattaaggaaGCTTAAGTACCCCCTTCAATCTCTGAAACTTTTAGTTTCTGATAattctccgtcccacataatttgggacactttgactcGACANNNNNNNNNNNNNNNNNNNNNNNNNNNNNNNNNNNNNNNNNNNNNNNNNNNNNNNNNNNNNNNNNNNNNNNNNNNNNNNNNNNNNNNNNNNNNNNNNNNNATCCGGCTGGCCTCAGCCGCAGGTTGGGACTACTCTAGACTAGCCGGGGGTTTTTTATATGTagtgcacttttttttttaatttcttattttgtaacttttttttaattaagtaaatgtaggatttgccttaattgtgttgtttttatttatttattttggttgatatatttgcataatttatataaatacaaaatagaagtaaaatgcttagggcgggctatagtccgcctcATTGCAGGTGGAAGGGGCGGAGAATAAAATGCTGACACGACGGTGCATAGGGCGGGGCTTAGAGCGTCGATTAGTCCGTCACTGTTGATGCCTTTAGGTTATTAAGCAGTCCGCACACGCATTGTGACTCTGATCCTTATGGATTGTAAACTATagtaaaattcaacaaaagatactacttaaataattttgaaggGATAATTAAGATACAGTTTGTGAATCTGACTTTTTGAAACGAGACAAGATGTAATCAACTTTGTGGAGTTTATACGgatatattcatttaaattaatcttcgtatcacatattttattagtatttatttctgtaggatttgatttgatttgatttgatttggttatggatttgttttattttttaatgtaaaatttgtaTTCAAATAGGTGTGGAgtctttaataaaaattgaatggagaaacataattatttctcttttccaATCCTCGATTTCTCTTCTTCAATTCTCAATTGCATACATACgttaataaatattagtaattgtATCCGAGGTCGtgcattttattcaaatttatttgtaaattgaAAGTCATGCAACTGTGATTTGGATAGTAATGGTAGTTTTATTTGAAACTTAGCATCgaatcttcatcttcttgaATAAGTCACTCAACGAAGCAGATAATAACGTCAGTGGGTAGGAAACACTCACTGcaagtaatatattttttttatgttaaattgacttttctgcataTCTCactttaaatataaaagtaatcaATAATTGCCAAGGaaagtagttttttttttatatctttttcaaTGCCGGCATTGGTCAGCCATATTAGTTAAAAATCAAGAAGTTTAGAAGATAGAAGccataaaacaaattttaattcgaGTTGGAAAATAACTTCAGAGTTCAGACAACATCAAGGtacaaaagaaaagagaacTTAGCTTTGAAATTTTTACAAGAGCAACCCCATCAAATctacttatattaaattttggaagTGATGTTGTAATCTTGAATTGGATCTTAATgatgaatttatttgtaataacCATCAAATTCACTGCAATTGATATGTTAAAGTCTCCGCAATTGATAACGagttttagagaaaaaaaatgctaaaaaaatactccatttttacACAAGTAGCAGCCTTCATgactaaaatttcaattcataCTTAATCTGTTTAAAATGGGtaccaaaaaaaagttattgcatttttgtaaCATAAAACAGTGCAATAGAGATTCAAATTCAATCCAAAAGTGGCAGAATTTCAGAATAAACTGAATCATGAAGTCTACGAAGCTGCTTTTAGTACAAAATccacaaaataaattcattttcattctGATAATATTACATGgaaattaatcaataagaGTTCAGTACAGAATGAGCAAAGTTACCAAATGCCAAATACGCTGCTAACAACCTTTTTCAACTGAAATAAAGCCAGAGTTTGCACCTGCGTACCGTTTCAGATTGGCGTCCAAGATCAAAAGCATCTCTACCTCAGCTGTGCATCTGGCACCATAAAGAAAAGCGTAATACGACACAGTGCTTAATTGTAAACCATATACTTGGGTGTTGCACTGAATTTCTGATATCCTTTGATGACTTTGTTGACAGCATCAAGAAAATCTTTCTCAGTCACCGTCTTCCTTCTTGCACGGATAGCGTACATTCCTGCTTCTGTGCACACACTTCTTATGTCGGCGCCTGATTTTAGACAGAGAAGACGATTTAGTATTATCCATGCCATACCATCAAGTTGATTTTGCGTACAATATGCAGCATTGGTTAACAGTTTACCAGTGGAATTTGGGCACAGCCGAGCAAGAAGTTCAAACCGGATGTCCCTCTCACAGTTCATTGTGCGTGTGTGAATCTTGAAAATCTGGGTCCTGCTCTCGAGATCTGGCAGTCCAAATTCGACTTTGCGATCTAGTCGTCCAGGTCGTAAAAGCGCCGGATCAAGGGTATCAGGTCTGCATAAAATGAACACATTAGTTGAAGAGGTgcaacaaatttatgtaagcTCGATGATAAAAGACAAGCATATTATGTTCAAATTACGAGTTTTATCGAAGATTCAATCAACAATGCATTAAACTGTAGCTCCTGtccttttttctaaaaaaaaatggccAGCTTCAGCTTCAATTACTACATAACTAAGACAGAACATGTAATAACTCATCAAATGGATAAGGGATAATGAATCGGTGCAGGCACATCTCCTACAAATTTGAAAGTTGTGCTCCTAGTGCACATGCCAAAAGTCAAACCGACAGTGAAAAAGCTAAAATTTGGAGCAAAATAGACTACCGACCGGTTAGTTGCCATCAGAACTTTAATATTTCCACGAGCATCAAATCCATCGAGCTGATTCACGATTTCAAGCATGGTGCGTTGAACCTCATTGTCTCCACCCACCCCATCATCAAAACGTGCACCTCCAATAGCATCTACTTCAtcaaaaaatacaatacaaGCTTTTTTCGAGCGAGCCATCTGCAcagaggaaaagagaaaagcTACATTAAGTAAATTCCAAGTTAAGATGAAAAATCTGTGagaaaattggtaaaatttAGGGTATGGCACCTGAAATAGTTCACGAACCATCCGAGCTCCCTCACCAACATATTTCTGAACAAGCTCACTACCAATAACACGGATAAAGCATGCATCGGTTCGATTAGCCACTGCTCTCGCTAGCAGAGTTTTGCCAGTTCCAGGGGGACCATAGCAAAGAACACCTTTTGGAGGATCAATCCCCAGCTTTACAAACTTTTCAGGATGAAGCATAGGCAGCTCAACCACCTGAAGATAACCATTATTATTcacaaatccaattaatattCCAGTTGATAATTTTAACCTTTAACAATAGGTATGAAGACCACATTCCAgcattactataaaactacCTCTCTCATCTTTTCAATCTGCTCCTTGCATCCTCCAACATCATTATATGTAACATCTGGCTTTTCCTCCACTGTCATCATTGTAACACTTGGATCAATCTTTGGAGGTAAAGGAATCtgaatttgatatttattcCGGTCCACGCTGCAAGAAAAAGGGACTTTAAACTTTACATCACGACAGCAAAACAAACATAAGTAAAAGTCCACACAACCAACAATCAGAATCTCAGGCTTACAACTTTGACTCCAGAAAGATAATTTATAGTATCGTTTATATTCAAATCAACTTATCAATGAAAAGTAACAACTGCAGTTTGGTGAATTGAATGAGGAAGTCCAAATCCATCTTGCATCTCTAACATGCAACATATCACTTACGCAATGAAAAAGATAAGAGGAGAAGATAACAGATCCTAAAGAACTGGAATTCACAGATTACACAATGTTCAGAGTCTATGAATAGTTCTTGAGTTTTTCACTGATGAACCCATTCTTAGTGTGAGTTTACATCACACATACAGTTCAGTAAAGAGGCAAATAAACCACGCAAGATATGCGATGCATCTAGGAAATTTGGGAccagaaaaacaaattatagaaaataaagatgGAAAAGCTCACCCAACACGCATGCCTTCTTCAATATCAGTAGGTGAAACTTTATCACCAAGTCCCACAACAAACTGCAACGAGAAAAATAACACATGATGAACAAAAGTTAGACCACACaacattaccaaaaaaaagtaaaggcATAATTGTCCATCAAGTACTGGTGTAAGCTACAATACAAGAGAGGTGAGATATAGATAAGGTGGTGTTAACCTATCTCTTAACTTTCCAAGGAAgacaataaaagaaattattggGGAAAACCTATGAAAAAGGCAGGTAAAATACCTTGGCAATCTGCTTGACATTTATAACATACTTGGCATCCTCTGTGTTTGGATTGATTATCTTTGTGCATCGTGCAACCTATTcaaggaaaaaaaactatatatcATAAGATATGAGTCTAGAGGGATGTATAGTATACTTCGGAATCCAGAAACAAAACCTGAAGAGGCTGTTCCTCCTGCATCATTTGCTTATCAGATACAAGATCCCACTGACTTGGTGCAGCTAAACCAGTGTCCGATTCCTTAATACctattatgaatttaaaagaGCATATTAGCATCCAAATGAATGTTAACTAGACAAATTAACCAATGGATCAGGCAACCATTCCAGTTCAGTGGTAGCATTCATGGTGTTCATTAATGAATTCTCCACTCCACTCCCACCCCAGCCAAAACAAGGGAgggaaataagaaaaagaagcaaCTACTAAAGATCCGATCAGTTTCGAATATAGTAAATTTGCATACCACACAAATCATTAATCTTCTTCGCCATCTCCTTGATTTCCTTCTCAGCTTTCTTTATGCTGTTCGAGTAAGGTCCCAAACCCTGTGTATACCAACAtataaaaactttaaatagCCACACCAAATCATACCATGAGTACCATATAAACTCCAATTGCATGACACAACTCCTTACACATTCCAACAAAATCTTGCCCATATGCACAATATAGCCCCCATAAATATAACAAGTTTAAATAATAAGAGAAGGTGAATAAGAAATTATGGTAGCACGATGGAGCATTATCAACACTACTCCTAACCCAACTAATTGTTTCGCCCATGGATCCAATTGCATATGGTGGTTCATCATATTTATGTGACAATGGTTTGTGCAGCTAATCCCTTTATACTAAGTTTGTTGTTTAGAGCTTAGTCAACCTATAAAGAGTTCCCATCCCTTTATACTAAGTTCGTTATTTAGCCAGGAACACTTAACTGTAAGTTTGGTACAATAATATGTAGAAATCTTGTGTTGCTAAGCATTGGTGAGCTAGAATGAGCAAAGGTtctaaattatatactattgAACAAAAGGATTGCATATTCaatgtagtattaaatttgcaGGACGGTTTCCAATAAAACaatgaaagataaaaaaaatgtgagcGAAATATCTATCAGCTAGTTGAAACCAGTCCGGCCATCAGCTAACTAAATTCATGGAAAACTAAATGAATCCTCGATTCCACAAAAAACATTCATCAGCTAGATCCTATTGCCTCTCAgtcaacaaaaaacaaatcataagTCACGGATAGATTGCGTAACATTAGGGTTTATGACAAAATTAACAAGGAAAGGAATAAATTACATAGGTTTTGAGGAGGGCGATATCATCTTCATCGAGAGGCTTAGGGTTCTTCTCGTCCTTGATCTCATCCTCTGGATCGTGCGCCATTTCCCCAAACTCTAATCGAATTTTCCTTCTTCcaaatttgttgatttatgttttGGTGAAACTTTTCTTGCAGAAGGAGCTGAGTATTTttaagataataaagtagaaaacaAGTTATTTATAGTCGAATTGATTCATGTGGCTTTGAGGCTGCCCTTtgaattagttaattaaaagCCCAATATACTCATTGGGCTTATATGCAGATACGCAGCTAAATTGGTAATTACAATAAGATAGTTACAATAATCACTTATCATCTCCAggaaaatagtactccctccgtttcgccatagttgagacgaaacttttcggcacggagttttagaaatgaatattgggtgtgttaaataaatagataaaaaagtaagagagaggaaaaggtagatagaataaagtataatgtgaataaagtaaagagaataaagtaagagagagtaaagtaagaaagagaaaaaaggttaccatatatagaaatgactcaactatgaagaaacttctcgaaatggaaaaatgactcaactatgaagaaacagGGGGAGTACTAGTAAGTTTGGtaaatatttcacttttaagcAGAGATTTGAATCGTCACGAGACTCACGACCAAAAAAGAACggaattttatgtagttttaTTTCGTGTGTtaaacggagagagtaaagcaagagagagggaataaagtataGATAAaagtatttccatttttagtaatggatcATCTTGGTTGAGACAAACcataaaggaaagtgagtcatctttagTGGAGACAGGGAGTAGTAAATGAGAAAACAGCAAATGTGAAGTTACATTTCTTAAGTTAAGTACATAACAATGTACTGGTAAATCACAATTCTGTATCTGTCCCAAAATTAAGGATTCATGATCCCAGATTCTAGCCTCTTGCACCATTTGCCTTAATGGGcaatttttattgcttttttcCACGACAAACATATACAGATTTGCTCGGATTCTAACCAATAAAAACAAAGGTTAACTAGCCAAAAAATCCCCAAGAATGAATGGAATTCACTAAACTGGAAAAGCAGCTGAAGAAACTAACTAAAACTGATGACTAAACTGAATCGATGTATTTCTTCACATCTGCAACATTAAGATGGTATTTCTGGCAAATCTTTGATATCGCACATTCGCTCAGACAACTGTCATCATCCTTGTTTTGGATAAGCTTTTCCAGCTCCTCCGAAGGCTGAAAAACCTAAGCATGGTAAAGAAATATCCCGAGGCAATTAGTTAGTGAAACCTAATAAGACGTTATTAACTTGCACATCTTAGTTATAGAGTGATGAACACATCAATAATGAAACAGATCAATTCAATGGCTGGTAAATATTCATTCTAAGATGTGGAGGCAAGTTGGAAAAGATGCTTACGAATAGCGAGGTCGTCgaattttcactatttttatcTTGTGAGGAACTATCTTCGCTTTTGGCTGTCTGATCAGAATGATTGGGCTGATAGGAGGCGTCAGTGACTAAGTGCATCAGCTTTTCACTTCCCTGAAAGGGGAATAAAAGTTGTAAGCTAAAGGGTGTGTACCGATGCTTTTAAAGAGCATCAGAAAGTTGTGATTTTGACAAAATGTTTTCTGATGATTCCATGCCTGTGATGCTCTCCAGTGAGAATAGGCGCGGAATGAGATCCAAAAGAATGGGATGTTAGGCAAAGGAAGAACCTGCATATGATTACcacatatttaatcaaaagGATCGACTTATTGTATTGAGCAGAGGAAATAGAGcacaagaaaaaaacaattttattttggtgcAGTGACATACCATGAAAACTGATGTCAAAGGCACCATTATGGCTGAGCAGTAGAAGTATTTCGTATGAATAACAGATCCCCTGGTAAGCATGTTACACATTTTATTCGAAATGATGAATGTTTATGGGGTTGATGTTTCCCAGAAAGATCACTGCCTCATCAAATGATAACACATGGGGaagcaagaaaaataatgatgaaacCAATATGTTCATTCTAAGATGTGGAGGCAAGTTGGAAAAGATGCTTACGAATAGCGAGGTCGTCgaattttcactatttttatcTTGTGAGGAACTATCTTCGCTTTTGGCTGTCTGATCAGAATGATTGGGCTGATAGGAGGCGTCAGTGACTAAGTGCATCAGCTTTTCACTTCCCTGAAAGGGGAATAAAAGTTGTAAGCTAAAGGGTGTGTACCGATGCTTTTAAAGAGCATC
This window contains:
- the LOC125205801 gene encoding protein STRUBBELIG-RECEPTOR FAMILY 6-like, with the translated sequence MRKAEELLVAVAAALLIGILSSTNAATDPNDASNLYLLFTSLNSAPQLTNWKSSGGDPCGENWKGITCSNSKVTEIKIPGLGLSGNMGYSLDKFASLTVFDISNNNLGNQLPYQLPPNLQRLNLANCGFSGPLPYSISSMSPLKYLNVSRNQFSGQVTVQFTSLTSLTTLDFSYNAMSDNLPQSFQSLTSISDMYLQNNQFTGTLDVLATLPLQNLNVENNRFTGWVPEQLKSINPKTSGNQLSTGPAPPPPPGTPPATRPNRNRGSGGGGSSNNSGGGGGGSSGIGAGAIVGIVISVLVVGAIAAFFIIKRRSRRKPSADLEKLNNRPFAPPPPHEVEESKPPQISAAANTKAFEEPSVISLRPPPIDRLKSFDEDDVTAMPIVTPKKANIAPIDAKSFSVADLQIATDSFNVENLIGEGSIGRVFRAQLDDGKVVAVKKINASVLSNSDDFLAIVSEISQLHHPNIVELIGYCCEHGQHLLVYEFHKNGSLHEFLYLSDEYTKPLTWNSRVKIALGTARALEYLHEVCSPSVIHKNFKSANILLDNELNPHLSDCALASLVSEPDQASGYSAPEVAMSGVYTIKSDVYSFGVVMLELLTGRTPFDSSRPRSEQSLVRWATPQLHDIDALSKMVDPALKSLYPVKSLSRFADVIALCVQPEPEFRPPMSEVVQALVRLVQRANMSKRTFGNEGAARAGSGDADDYTP
- the LOC125207635 gene encoding 26S proteasome regulatory subunit 7, whose protein sequence is MAHDPEDEIKDEKNPKPLDEDDIALLKTYGLGPYSNSIKKAEKEIKEMAKKINDLCGIKESDTGLAAPSQWDLVSDKQMMQEEQPLQVARCTKIINPNTEDAKYVINVKQIAKFVVGLGDKVSPTDIEEGMRVGVDRNKYQIQIPLPPKIDPSVTMMTVEEKPDVTYNDVGGCKEQIEKMREVVELPMLHPEKFVKLGIDPPKGVLCYGPPGTGKTLLARAVANRTDACFIRVIGSELVQKYVGEGARMVRELFQMARSKKACIVFFDEVDAIGGARFDDGVGGDNEVQRTMLEIVNQLDGFDARGNIKVLMATNRPDTLDPALLRPGRLDRKVEFGLPDLESRTQIFKIHTRTMNCERDIRFELLARLCPNSTGADIRSVCTEAGMYAIRARRKTVTEKDFLDAVNKVIKGYQKFSATPKYMVYN